A genomic window from Vitis riparia cultivar Riparia Gloire de Montpellier isolate 1030 chromosome 18, EGFV_Vit.rip_1.0, whole genome shotgun sequence includes:
- the LOC117906205 gene encoding uncharacterized protein LOC117906205: MAISDAVVANLTTIYLVAIAAIKAYGLATGRSFSGGFVLVTSTAAVVLILIGTLAWDVSRKATYALSRDHVHEMCRGGICWHGVAVKSSASQVRFRLPQQPPNLRP, translated from the coding sequence ATGGCAATCTCCGATGCGGTGGTTGCGAACTTGACGACGATCTACTTGGTGGCCATAGCGGCGATCAAGGCCTACGGACTGGCCACAGGCCGGAGCTTCAGCGGAGGGTTTGTTCTGGTGACGTCCACCGCCGCGGTGGTTCTCATCTTGATTGGGACGCTGGCGTGGGACGTGTCTCGGAAGGCCACGTATGCGCTGTCACGCGATCACGTGCACGAGATGTGCCGCGGCGGCATCTGTTGGCACGGCGTCGCTGTCAAATCGTCGGCTTCTCAGGTCCGCTTTCGACTTCCACAGCAACCTCCCAACCTACGCCCgtaa
- the LOC117907255 gene encoding E3 ubiquitin-protein ligase CIP8 encodes MDESPIQSDTLHYWCYHCEKHVSIETLPDLPDVICNECKNGFVETIGVAPTAPEPQNADQIDERSLVYAFTRRLRHIAQLPSDDEDPPSPPPDHPSEDDFLRIDLDGWDNDEDEDVNENDGEGEEQEEDRSDNENEGNVYRPEIDRDHLRRRREMLRRRIHNLAAASGNPNAVLDWAILMASEDSTIEFHFQMPEPEGYTGNPEDYVDAAGYEELLQNLAESDGAARRGAPPASKSAISALPSVEIKSEEQVLACAICKDVVSICEIARKLPCGHGYHGDCIVPWLNSRNSCPVCRFELPTDDSEYEEERKKRLVPTSGGASGSGGENSDSG; translated from the coding sequence ATGGACGAATCGCCGATACAGTCCGATACTTTGCACTACTGGTGCTACCATTGCGAAAAGCACGTCTCCATCGAAACCCTACCGGATCTGCCTGACGTCATCTGCAACGAATGTAAGAACGGCTTCGTCGAGACAATCGGCGTCGCGCCGACAGCTCCGGAGCCTCAAAACGCTGATCAGATCGACGAGCGCTCTTTGGTATACGCGTTCACGCGACGCCTCCGACATATCGCTCAGCTGCCGAGTGACGACGAAGATCCGCCTTCACCGCCTCCAGATCACCCATCTGAAGACGACTTTCTGAGAATCGATCTCGACGGTTGGGACAATGACGAGGATGAAGACGTGAACGAGAACGATGGAGAGggagaagaacaagaagaagatcGATCTGATAACGAGAACGAAGGGAATGTATATCGCCCAGAGATAGATCGAGATCACCTCCGGAGGCGTCGCGAGATGTTACGCCGTCGTATTCATAACCTCGCTGCCGCCTCCGGCAATCCGAACGCAGTCCTTGATTGGGCGATCTTGATGGCATCAGAGGACAGCACAATCGAATTTCATTTTCAGATGCCCGAACCCGAAGGTTATACTGGAAATCCGGAAGATTACGTTGATGCAGCTGGATACGAGGAGTTGTTGCAGAACCTGGCCGAGAGCGACGGAGCTGCGAGAAGAGGAGCTCCACCGGCATCGAAATCTGCAATTTCCGCATTACCGAGTGTTGAGATTAAGTCGGAGGAGCAGGTTTTAGCTTGCGCTATTTGTAAAGATGTGGTCTCCATTTGCGAGATTGCTAGGAAATTGCCGTGTGGCCATGGATACCATGGGGATTGCATCGTCCCTTGGTTGAATTCCAGGAATTCTTGCCCTGTGTGTAGGTTTGAATTACCCACAGATGATTCTGAGTATGAAGAAGAGAGGAAGAAGAGATTGGTCCCAACTTCTGGAGGAGCTTCAGGTTCGGGTGGAGAGAATTCGGATTCTGGTTGA